One window of Jannaschia sp. CCS1 genomic DNA carries:
- a CDS encoding tryptophan-rich sensory protein produces the protein MPDLSPKLMAALVLLAAIAFALSPVLSEPFTGFNPDQLPRPVDNPPIQPAGYAFAIWGVIYLWLIVGAGFGLFKRADTAEWQAMRPALLVSIAVGASWIPVALTAPVPATLLIIAMLITALIALFRAPLADAALGAAPVALYAGWLSAASIVASATIVAAYTGLDLTIISIVGLVIIGVVASLVIRYTAHPLPYAAAVIWALVGVVVTNSDADTMFVLGAAVGIIIVVAFRTVQRLRPQT, from the coding sequence TTGCCTGATCTCAGCCCAAAACTGATGGCAGCGCTGGTCCTGCTGGCCGCCATCGCCTTCGCCCTCTCGCCGGTCCTGTCCGAGCCATTCACCGGCTTCAACCCCGATCAATTGCCGCGTCCAGTCGACAACCCGCCCATCCAACCGGCGGGCTATGCCTTCGCAATCTGGGGCGTCATCTACCTTTGGTTGATCGTCGGCGCGGGCTTCGGCCTGTTCAAACGCGCCGACACGGCGGAATGGCAGGCGATGCGGCCCGCGCTGCTCGTCTCCATCGCCGTGGGGGCCAGCTGGATCCCGGTGGCGCTGACTGCCCCGGTCCCCGCCACGCTTCTGATCATCGCCATGCTGATCACCGCGTTGATCGCGCTGTTCCGCGCGCCCTTGGCTGACGCGGCTCTCGGCGCCGCCCCTGTCGCGCTCTATGCGGGCTGGCTGTCCGCCGCCTCCATCGTTGCCAGCGCCACCATCGTGGCGGCCTATACCGGGCTTGATCTGACCATCATCAGCATCGTCGGTCTGGTGATCATCGGCGTCGTGGCCAGCCTTGTCATCCGCTACACCGCCCATCCCCTGCCCTATGCCGCTGCCGTGATCTGGGCCCTCGTCGGTGTGGTCGTCACCAACTCAGACGCCGACACCATGTTCGTCCTCGGCGCCGCCGTTGGCATTATTATCGTGGTTGCGTTCCGCACCGTTCAGCGTCTCCGCCCGCAGACCTGA
- a CDS encoding protein-L-isoaspartate(D-aspartate) O-methyltransferase — protein MSDLGRGEGTGFDAERKMQFLYQLRQKGVMDKRVLTAMEHVDRGAFVRGHFASRAYEDVPLPISSGQTISQPSVVGLMTQALNVQPRDTVLEVGTGSGYQAAILSHLARRIYTIDRHRNLTREAEIIFTRMGLVNITVLTRDGSFGLPDQGPFDRILITAAAEDPPGPLLQQLKVGGVMVVPVGQSDTVQSLIKVTRLETGFDYDELMPVRFVPLVEGTARD, from the coding sequence ATGAGCGACCTCGGGCGCGGCGAGGGGACAGGCTTTGATGCCGAGCGCAAGATGCAGTTCCTCTACCAGCTGCGCCAGAAGGGCGTCATGGATAAACGCGTGCTGACCGCGATGGAGCATGTGGATCGCGGCGCGTTCGTGCGCGGTCATTTCGCGTCCCGCGCCTATGAAGACGTGCCCCTGCCGATCAGTTCGGGCCAGACGATCAGCCAGCCCTCCGTCGTGGGGCTGATGACGCAGGCGCTGAACGTCCAGCCGCGCGATACGGTGCTGGAGGTGGGCACAGGGTCCGGCTATCAGGCCGCGATCCTCAGCCATCTGGCGCGGCGCATCTACACGATTGACCGCCACCGCAATCTGACCCGCGAGGCGGAGATCATTTTCACGCGGATGGGCTTGGTCAATATCACGGTGCTGACCCGCGACGGCTCCTTCGGGCTGCCGGATCAGGGCCCCTTTGACCGGATCCTTATCACCGCCGCCGCTGAAGACCCCCCGGGTCCGCTGCTGCAACAACTCAAGGTCGGGGGCGTGATGGTCGTGCCGGTCGGCCAATCGGACACGGTGCAAAGCCTGATCAAGGTCACGCGGCTGGAGACGGGCTTTGACTATGACGAGTTGATGCCCGTCCGCTTTGTGCCGCTGGTGGAGGGCACGGCCCGCGACTAG
- a CDS encoding RraA family protein, which produces MTSPLPSPPKYTIGPAPAALDPALIDTLRQCETTMLGHILYWGALDPGIRANQGFGPRIAGRALTVQIPGPCSVMLHHAIGLAAPGDILVIDRLGDTRHACLGDGVAAAAMRQGIAGAIIDGPCTDGEELADLEFPVWCRGVSPMTTRMADLGGRAHVPVSVGGVAILPGDAILADADGVYAMQPNDAGQVSSIALTRGQIVAERRRARGDDMPPLGQMSGASQMVATAMGKPSAD; this is translated from the coding sequence ATGACCTCACCACTGCCTTCCCCTCCCAAATATACCATCGGCCCTGCGCCCGCCGCACTGGACCCCGCCCTCATCGACACCCTGCGGCAATGCGAAACGACGATGTTGGGCCACATCCTGTATTGGGGCGCGCTGGATCCGGGTATCCGCGCCAATCAGGGCTTCGGGCCCCGCATCGCAGGCCGCGCCCTGACCGTGCAGATCCCCGGGCCCTGCTCGGTCATGCTGCACCACGCCATTGGACTGGCCGCGCCCGGCGATATTCTGGTGATCGACCGTTTGGGGGACACCCGCCACGCGTGCCTTGGGGACGGTGTGGCCGCAGCCGCCATGCGACAGGGCATCGCGGGCGCGATCATTGACGGCCCCTGCACGGATGGAGAGGAGCTGGCCGATCTGGAATTTCCGGTCTGGTGCAGGGGCGTCTCTCCAATGACCACGCGGATGGCTGATCTGGGTGGCCGCGCCCACGTGCCGGTCAGCGTCGGCGGGGTGGCGATCCTGCCCGGGGATGCGATCCTTGCGGATGCAGACGGCGTCTACGCGATGCAGCCCAATGATGCCGGACAGGTCAGCAGCATCGCCCTGACCCGCGGTCAAATCGTGGCCGAGCGTCGCCGCGCGCGGGGCGATGACATGCCGCCCCTGGGGCAGATGTCAGGCGCAAGCCAGATGGTCGCCACCGCGATGGGTAAACCGTCGGCCGACTAG
- a CDS encoding ABC transporter permease encodes MTGYILSRVFRATLTMLVTVTLVFLFIRLSGDPAAALVPPDAPQEVIDQYTRAMGLDQPLWQQYLGYVGGLLQGNFGFSIHTGIPVEDTFLGRLPYTLHLGVTALALAVLIGIPVGALAAIRRGTALDRLVMGFSVFAFAMPNFLFGLIMILVAALAFRTFLGGEDANVIWPALTLGLAAMGSFARFTRSSVLETINAPYMRAAEARGVPFMTRLVRHAAPNAAIPLVTLIGLSLGALVAGSVVTEQVFAWPGVGQLLVRSVATRDLAQVQFLVLVVAFTMVMANLIVDLLYLVIDPRIRAK; translated from the coding sequence ATGACCGGCTACATCCTGTCCCGCGTGTTTCGCGCCACCCTCACGATGCTGGTCACCGTCACGCTGGTGTTTTTGTTCATCCGCCTCTCGGGTGATCCTGCCGCCGCCCTTGTTCCGCCCGACGCACCGCAGGAGGTGATCGACCAATACACCCGCGCCATGGGCCTCGATCAACCGCTGTGGCAGCAATATCTGGGCTATGTGGGCGGGCTCTTGCAGGGAAATTTCGGCTTTTCGATCCATACCGGCATCCCTGTTGAGGACACGTTCCTTGGGCGCCTGCCCTACACGCTGCATCTGGGGGTCACGGCCCTGGCGCTGGCTGTTCTGATCGGAATTCCGGTCGGGGCGCTGGCCGCAATCCGGCGGGGCACGGCGCTTGACCGGCTGGTGATGGGGTTTTCGGTCTTCGCCTTTGCGATGCCGAATTTCCTGTTTGGTCTGATCATGATCCTTGTGGCCGCGTTGGCGTTCAGGACCTTTCTGGGCGGAGAGGACGCCAATGTCATCTGGCCCGCGCTGACCCTTGGCCTGGCGGCGATGGGCAGTTTTGCGCGCTTCACCCGCTCCTCCGTTCTGGAAACGATCAACGCGCCTTACATGCGGGCGGCGGAGGCCCGCGGTGTGCCGTTCATGACGCGCCTTGTGCGCCACGCAGCCCCCAATGCCGCGATCCCGCTGGTGACGCTGATCGGCCTGTCGCTTGGCGCATTGGTGGCCGGATCTGTCGTGACGGAACAGGTCTTTGCCTGGCCCGGGGTCGGCCAGCTGCTTGTGCGCTCGGTGGCCACGCGGGATCTGGCGCAGGTGCAGTTTCTGGTGCTGGTCGTGGCCTTCACGATGGTCATGGCCAACCTGATCGTCGACCTGCTGTACCTTGTGATTGATCCAAGGATCCGGGCGAAATGA
- a CDS encoding ABC transporter permease — protein MTDSTQPLRVGPAIPLSVKLALGFVGIFVLFALFGHLLTPHGFRETSLMHRLEPPGTDGYLLGTDARGRDLFARLVTGAQITLVVAIVGTVIGAALGSLLGIVAAAQRGRTEAVIVAAIDVQASLPIIIVALFMLAMFDNSFTLFLLLVGLNGWEVYARLMRGATLQAKESGYVTAVRALGATPARIYLRHVLPNILNIALVQFTVNLPLTILLETALSFLGLGVQPPLTSLGQIMSEGRDRLMTAWWLTLLPGAIIFCLALSVSMIGDWLRDRLDPTLRSER, from the coding sequence ATGACGGACAGCACCCAGCCCCTCCGCGTCGGCCCCGCGATCCCGCTCAGCGTCAAACTCGCATTGGGGTTCGTGGGGATCTTCGTGCTGTTCGCCCTGTTCGGTCATCTGCTGACGCCCCACGGGTTCCGCGAAACGTCGCTCATGCACCGGTTGGAGCCGCCCGGCACCGACGGCTACCTGCTCGGCACGGATGCCCGGGGGCGGGACCTCTTCGCCCGTCTGGTGACCGGGGCGCAGATCACCCTGGTCGTGGCCATCGTGGGCACCGTGATCGGGGCGGCTCTCGGCTCACTTCTGGGGATCGTGGCCGCCGCCCAACGGGGCCGGACCGAAGCCGTGATCGTGGCGGCCATTGATGTGCAGGCGTCCCTGCCGATCATCATCGTCGCGCTCTTCATGCTGGCGATGTTCGACAATTCCTTCACGCTGTTCCTGCTTCTTGTCGGCCTCAATGGGTGGGAGGTTTATGCCCGCCTTATGCGCGGGGCGACGCTACAGGCCAAGGAATCCGGCTATGTCACCGCCGTCCGCGCCCTGGGGGCCACGCCTGCGCGGATCTACCTGCGCCACGTCCTGCCCAACATCCTCAACATCGCGCTGGTGCAGTTCACCGTGAACCTGCCCCTGACTATCCTGCTGGAAACCGCCCTGTCGTTTCTGGGCCTTGGCGTGCAGCCGCCCCTGACCAGTCTGGGTCAGATCATGTCCGAGGGGCGCGACCGCCTGATGACCGCCTGGTGGCTGACCCTTCTTCCCGGCGCGATCATCTTCTGCCTCGCGCTCTCGGTCTCGATGATCGGCGACTGGCTGCGCGACCGGCTTGACCCGACGTTGCGGAGTGAACGATGA
- the serS gene encoding serine--tRNA ligase, with protein sequence MHDIRAIRETPAAFDAALALRGLSAASADILAIDEARRAAITQAETAQADRNAASKEVGKAKASGDEAEFERLRALVSTKKDEIARLDEEAKAKDAELTAILEALPNLPSPDVPAGADEDDNVEQHRRGTPRAFDFKPLEHFDIPGIAASMDFETAAKLSGARFVTLKGAVARVHRALAQFMLDTHTEENGLTEINAPVLVRDETMYGTGQLPKFAEDSYQTTNGWWLIPTSEVTLTSLDSGNIVDEATLPHRYAAHSLCFRSEAGSAGRDTAGMLRQHQFEKVEMVSVTHPDQSNAEQQRMLACAEGILDKLEIPYRTVLLCAGDMGFGATRTYDIEAWLPGQDTYREISSVSTCGAFQARRMNARFKPSDGGKPEFVHTLNGSGLAVGRCLIAVLENGQNADGSVTLPAALHPWLGGKTRITAEGNLA encoded by the coding sequence ATGCATGATATCCGCGCGATCCGCGAGACCCCTGCTGCTTTTGACGCCGCTCTGGCGCTTCGGGGATTGTCCGCTGCCTCCGCCGACATTCTGGCGATTGACGAGGCGCGCCGCGCCGCGATCACCCAGGCTGAAACGGCTCAGGCAGACCGCAACGCAGCCTCGAAAGAGGTCGGAAAAGCCAAGGCTTCGGGCGATGAGGCGGAGTTTGAACGCCTGCGCGCGCTGGTCTCCACCAAGAAGGATGAGATCGCCCGGCTGGACGAGGAAGCCAAGGCAAAAGACGCTGAACTGACCGCGATTCTGGAGGCGCTGCCCAACCTGCCGTCGCCAGATGTGCCCGCAGGCGCCGATGAAGATGACAACGTGGAGCAGCATCGTCGCGGCACCCCGCGCGCCTTTGATTTCAAACCCTTAGAGCATTTCGACATTCCCGGCATTGCCGCGTCGATGGACTTCGAGACGGCCGCAAAACTCTCCGGTGCGCGCTTCGTGACGCTGAAGGGCGCGGTCGCCCGTGTGCACCGCGCGCTGGCGCAATTCATGCTCGATACCCATACCGAAGAGAACGGCCTGACCGAGATCAACGCGCCCGTGCTGGTGCGCGATGAGACGATGTACGGCACCGGCCAGCTGCCCAAGTTTGCCGAGGACAGCTACCAGACGACCAATGGCTGGTGGCTGATCCCCACGTCCGAAGTCACGCTGACCTCGCTGGACAGCGGCAATATTGTGGACGAGGCGACCCTGCCTCACCGCTACGCCGCCCATTCGCTGTGCTTCCGGTCAGAGGCAGGCAGCGCAGGCCGCGACACGGCAGGCATGCTGCGCCAGCACCAGTTCGAGAAGGTCGAAATGGTCTCCGTCACCCACCCCGACCAGTCGAATGCGGAACAACAGCGCATGCTCGCCTGCGCCGAAGGCATCCTCGACAAGCTGGAAATCCCTTACCGCACAGTGCTTTTGTGTGCGGGCGACATGGGCTTTGGCGCAACGCGAACCTATGACATCGAAGCCTGGCTGCCGGGGCAGGACACTTACCGCGAAATCTCCTCGGTCTCCACCTGTGGTGCGTTCCAGGCCCGTCGCATGAATGCGCGTTTCAAGCCGTCCGACGGCGGCAAGCCCGAGTTTGTCCACACCCTCAACGGCTCAGGCCTCGCCGTGGGCCGCTGCTTGATTGCGGTGCTGGAAAATGGGCAAAACGCCGACGGATCTGTCACCCTGCCCGCCGCCCTGCACCCCTGGCTCGGCGGCAAAACCCGGATCACAGCGGAGGGCAATCTTGCCTGA
- the surE gene encoding 5'/3'-nucleotidase SurE — MRILITNDDGINAPGLDVLHTIATDIAGPGGEVWTVAPAFEQSGVGHCISYTHPTMISEFGPRRFAAEGSPADCVLAGLHDVLKDTPPDLILSGVNKGNNSAENTLYSGTIGAAIEAAIQGLPSIALSQYYGPGNISLDNPFEAASAHGADVIRKILAAPGAFESHPYKLFYNVNFPPVAAADVKGIRAVGQGFREGGTGMGMRADMAPNGRKFLWITGSPQNVPSGADTDATVNIDGYISVTPMRADLTAYDQLQSLKDAIE, encoded by the coding sequence ATGCGTATTCTCATTACAAACGACGACGGCATCAACGCCCCCGGCCTTGACGTCCTCCACACAATCGCGACCGACATTGCAGGCCCCGGCGGCGAGGTCTGGACCGTTGCGCCCGCGTTCGAGCAATCGGGCGTGGGCCACTGTATTTCCTACACGCACCCCACCATGATCTCGGAATTCGGGCCGCGCCGGTTTGCCGCCGAGGGCAGCCCCGCCGATTGCGTTCTGGCGGGCCTTCACGATGTACTCAAGGACACGCCCCCCGATCTGATCCTGTCGGGCGTGAACAAGGGCAACAACTCGGCCGAGAACACGCTGTATTCCGGCACCATCGGGGCCGCGATTGAGGCAGCTATTCAGGGCCTGCCCTCCATCGCGCTGTCGCAGTATTACGGGCCGGGAAACATCAGCCTCGACAATCCGTTCGAGGCCGCAAGCGCCCATGGGGCCGATGTGATCCGCAAGATCCTCGCCGCGCCCGGCGCGTTTGAGAGCCACCCTTACAAGTTGTTTTACAACGTAAATTTCCCGCCCGTCGCCGCCGCGGACGTCAAAGGCATCCGCGCCGTGGGCCAGGGTTTCCGCGAGGGCGGCACGGGCATGGGCATGCGAGCGGACATGGCCCCCAACGGCCGCAAGTTCCTGTGGATCACCGGCTCGCCGCAGAACGTGCCCTCGGGCGCGGACACCGACGCCACGGTCAATATCGACGGCTATATTTCGGTCACGCCAATGCGCGCCGATCTGACGGCCTATGATCAGCTTCAATCCCTGAAAGACGCCATCGAATGA
- a CDS encoding trypsin-like serine peptidase: MTRLLLVLLILTAPAPAQADIADAPQLPPAFVEAQLSAIVRLRRVGATRGGCTAVLIAPRAVLTAGHCAAAPATRQQVVIVPGPTPRQFAVIERLRHPEPARSPALTIADFRTDLAILRLAEAVPADLATPMPLAAADPALPHGTYGFVNAQPSDVVRGHAPCAIQIRDDTPLVSDCHVVNGQSGGALLRLTEDGPRLVGILVAQISGSGPVRSAAAPLEPDHWPALAEVLALPAPLTTERDRTD, translated from the coding sequence ATGACCCGTTTGCTCCTCGTGCTCCTGATCCTGACCGCCCCCGCCCCCGCGCAGGCCGACATCGCCGATGCGCCCCAGCTCCCGCCCGCCTTTGTCGAGGCGCAGCTCTCCGCAATCGTGCGGTTGCGCCGGGTCGGGGCCACGCGCGGTGGGTGCACTGCTGTCCTCATCGCGCCCCGGGCCGTTCTGACTGCGGGTCACTGCGCCGCCGCTCCGGCCACACGTCAGCAGGTTGTGATTGTTCCGGGCCCCACTCCGCGCCAATTCGCGGTGATTGAGCGTCTGCGCCACCCGGAACCGGCGCGCAGTCCTGCCCTCACGATTGCCGACTTCCGCACCGACCTGGCCATTTTGCGATTGGCCGAGGCGGTTCCCGCGGACCTCGCCACACCCATGCCGCTGGCCGCAGCCGACCCCGCCCTGCCCCATGGCACCTATGGCTTCGTCAATGCGCAACCCTCCGACGTCGTCCGTGGTCATGCGCCCTGTGCCATTCAGATCCGTGACGACACCCCCCTCGTCAGCGATTGCCACGTCGTGAACGGTCAATCCGGCGGCGCATTGCTGCGGCTCACGGAAGACGGCCCGCGACTGGTTGGCATTCTCGTGGCGCAGATCAGCGGCAGCGGTCCGGTGCGCAGCGCCGCCGCCCCGCTGGAACCCGATCACTGGCCCGCCCTGGCGGAGGTTCTGGCCCTGCCCGCACCCCTCACGACTGAGCGCGATCGCACAGATTAA
- a CDS encoding Hint domain-containing protein: MATYFVTTSNWNDPSFWSSINQSGDGHSIDFGNLPSNFSVEFDKGSGLVTLSDGTSTFTIGDANHGGSSDATLGGSTQWTYFDNVEGSQGDDSYTGDNSADRYEGQAGDDTVQGGGGDDYLDGWQGDDSIDGEDGDDFIYGYDGNDTISGGAGNDTIDGEDGDDSIDGGSGNDSLSGGGGNDTIQGGDGRDTIDGGSGNDSIDGGGDSDTISGGSGADTIDGGAGDDQISGGDGADVITGGTGDDTIDGGAGADVIHGNDGDDSLDGGTGDDTIHGGDGSDTILLGDDGNSGRTKVNAGDNLQGTTGQDAYEWAGGAGNSAVIRFNLSATAGDSDGLADYVVVTNADDAGTLTIGDFDIGIDTIYIQEPWANVSSSTGDYNGTPFETYTLTYADGAQQTFRIYHDGSTPPNVADIFSTGTSPSAAVPDGNDSVTGGSDADTFVVSDGFGNDTVEGGSGGTDYDTIDLSSLTGPVTVSYSGTEAGTITDGTNTITFSDIEHLTLSDQADVVNATSATERISIDLGAGDDSLTDGDGDDSIIAGDGDDFIMANDGNDTIEGGAGDDDIEGGGGADSIDGGDGNDFIAGYDVAGLAANSERVNTDDGANDTLSGGAGEDTLLGGAGDDDLDGGADNDTLKGGTGNDSLTGGDGDDTFVYNVGDGLDTITDFNAGNSGDLGDGDPTNNDFIDLSAYYDSIRELRADFEDDGILNQSNDTGPGAADYSDNTQMADGEGIAFQNASRNSFSADSTGVVCFTRGTAIRTPRGEVLIEDLRVGDLVDTLDNGPQRLVWIGTREVSVAQLTIYPNLRPIRIQRGVLGNTRKMLVSRQHGMLLGQDHFARAVHLSKCMRGVGLLRPEEGVTYIHLLFESHQVVFAEGIASESFYPGPQALAMMDAAGRAALATHLPTLNTDAPTLMNAHIAYGPPVRAFLAKQEVAEWTLRDRPQFALAG, from the coding sequence ATGGCAACATATTTCGTCACGACATCGAATTGGAATGATCCGTCCTTCTGGTCCTCGATCAATCAATCGGGCGACGGCCATTCGATCGATTTCGGCAATCTACCCAGCAACTTTTCGGTGGAGTTCGACAAGGGCAGCGGTCTTGTCACGCTGTCGGACGGGACGTCGACATTCACGATTGGGGATGCCAACCATGGTGGCAGCTCGGACGCGACCCTGGGTGGCTCCACGCAGTGGACGTATTTCGATAATGTCGAGGGAAGCCAGGGCGATGACAGCTACACCGGTGACAACAGCGCCGACAGATATGAAGGCCAGGCCGGCGACGACACAGTGCAGGGCGGTGGTGGCGACGACTACCTTGATGGCTGGCAGGGTGACGACAGCATCGACGGCGAGGACGGGGATGACTTCATCTACGGCTACGACGGGAATGATACGATCTCGGGTGGTGCGGGCAACGATACGATTGACGGAGAGGACGGCGACGACAGCATAGACGGCGGCTCCGGCAATGACAGCCTGAGCGGAGGCGGCGGCAACGATACGATCCAGGGCGGCGATGGCCGCGACACCATTGATGGCGGCTCTGGCAATGACAGCATTGACGGCGGTGGCGACAGCGACACGATCTCGGGCGGCAGCGGGGCCGACACGATCGACGGGGGTGCGGGCGACGACCAGATCAGCGGGGGCGACGGGGCCGACGTGATCACAGGGGGCACCGGCGACGACACGATTGACGGCGGCGCAGGGGCCGATGTGATCCACGGCAATGACGGTGACGACAGTCTGGACGGCGGCACGGGCGACGACACGATCCACGGCGGCGATGGCAGCGATACCATCCTTTTGGGCGATGACGGAAATTCGGGCCGCACGAAGGTCAACGCCGGCGATAACCTTCAGGGGACCACCGGCCAGGATGCCTATGAATGGGCGGGCGGTGCGGGAAATTCCGCCGTGATCCGGTTCAATTTGTCCGCGACTGCGGGCGACAGTGACGGCCTTGCCGATTACGTCGTCGTCACCAACGCAGATGATGCGGGCACTTTAACGATTGGCGATTTCGATATCGGCATCGACACGATCTATATCCAGGAACCGTGGGCCAATGTCAGCAGTTCGACAGGCGATTACAACGGCACGCCGTTTGAGACCTACACGCTGACCTACGCCGATGGCGCGCAGCAGACCTTCCGGATTTATCACGATGGCTCAACGCCGCCGAATGTGGCCGACATCTTCTCAACCGGGACGTCACCCTCCGCGGCTGTGCCCGACGGCAACGATAGTGTCACGGGCGGAAGTGACGCTGATACGTTCGTGGTCTCGGACGGTTTCGGCAACGACACCGTTGAGGGCGGCAGCGGCGGCACCGATTATGACACCATCGACCTCTCGTCCCTGACGGGGCCCGTCACCGTCTCCTATTCAGGAACCGAGGCGGGCACGATCACCGACGGCACCAATACGATCACCTTCTCGGATATCGAGCATCTGACCCTTTCAGATCAGGCCGATGTCGTGAACGCGACCAGCGCGACCGAGAGGATTTCCATCGACCTAGGGGCCGGGGATGACAGCCTCACCGACGGGGACGGCGACGATTCAATTATCGCGGGCGACGGTGACGATTTCATCATGGCCAATGATGGCAATGATACCATCGAAGGCGGCGCAGGCGACGACGATATTGAGGGCGGCGGCGGCGCGGACAGCATCGACGGCGGCGACGGCAACGATTTCATCGCGGGCTACGATGTCGCGGGCCTTGCGGCCAACAGCGAGCGCGTCAACACCGATGACGGCGCGAACGATACCTTGTCGGGCGGCGCGGGCGAAGACACGCTTCTGGGCGGTGCGGGCGATGATGACCTGGACGGCGGCGCGGACAACGACACCCTGAAGGGTGGCACCGGCAATGACAGCCTCACGGGCGGCGATGGCGATGATACCTTCGTCTATAATGTGGGCGATGGCCTTGATACGATCACCGATTTCAATGCGGGCAACAGCGGTGATCTGGGTGACGGCGACCCCACGAACAACGATTTCATCGACCTCAGCGCCTACTACGATTCGATCCGGGAATTGCGCGCTGACTTTGAGGATGACGGCATCCTCAACCAATCCAACGACACGGGGCCGGGGGCTGCCGATTACTCCGACAACACGCAGATGGCTGACGGGGAGGGGATCGCGTTCCAGAACGCGTCCCGCAACAGCTTCTCCGCCGATTCCACCGGTGTGGTCTGCTTCACCCGCGGCACGGCCATCCGCACCCCGCGCGGGGAGGTCCTGATCGAAGATCTCCGTGTCGGTGATCTGGTGGATACGCTCGATAATGGCCCGCAACGGCTCGTCTGGATCGGCACGCGAGAGGTCAGTGTCGCGCAGCTGACGATCTATCCCAACCTGCGCCCGATCCGCATTCAACGGGGCGTCCTGGGCAACACGCGCAAGATGCTGGTGTCGCGTCAGCACGGCATGCTTCTGGGGCAGGATCACTTCGCCCGCGCCGTTCACCTGAGCAAATGCATGCGCGGCGTGGGGCTGCTGCGCCCCGAGGAGGGCGTGACCTACATCCACCTGTTGTTCGAGAGCCATCAGGTCGTCTTCGCCGAAGGAATTGCGAGCGAGAGCTTCTACCCCGGCCCCCAGGCATTGGCGATGATGGACGCGGCGGGTCGCGCGGCCCTGGCCACGCATCTGCCGACACTGAACACCGACGCCCCCACGCTTATGAACGCCCATATCGCCTACGGCCCGCCCGTCCGCGCGTTTCTGGCCAAGCAAGAGGTGGCGGAGTGGACGCTGCGCGACAGGCCACAATTTGCGTTGGCGGGGTAG
- a CDS encoding DNA helicase yields MRLSSPIYTLKRQARLLARDTDLRLHEALDQIATQEGFQDWSHLASNYARTTPAMDLMRQISSGDLVLIGARPGQGKTLLGLELAAVAHKHNRTGYFFTLDYNETDVRDRFDELGFDQRGHERPVIVDTSDDICAAHIIDRLGNGPGDGLVVVDYLQQLDQRRRHPPLEDQVRALKDFATEHGTIIVLISQIDRAFELSSRGVPGIDDIRLPNPVDVSLFDRRCFLHGGDIQIEMAA; encoded by the coding sequence ATGAGACTTTCATCGCCAATCTACACACTCAAGCGCCAGGCACGATTGCTGGCGCGCGACACTGATCTGAGGCTCCACGAGGCCCTCGACCAGATTGCGACGCAGGAGGGCTTCCAGGACTGGAGCCACCTGGCGTCCAATTACGCCAGAACCACACCCGCGATGGATCTCATGAGGCAGATCAGTTCCGGCGATCTGGTGCTGATCGGCGCGCGTCCAGGCCAAGGCAAAACCCTTCTCGGGCTGGAACTTGCGGCAGTGGCACACAAACACAATCGCACAGGATATTTTTTCACGCTGGATTACAATGAGACGGACGTTCGGGATCGGTTTGACGAGCTTGGGTTCGACCAGAGGGGGCATGAACGTCCCGTAATCGTTGATACGTCGGACGATATTTGTGCGGCTCATATCATTGATCGCCTCGGCAATGGGCCTGGTGACGGGCTGGTTGTTGTCGATTACCTGCAACAACTGGATCAAAGGCGACGTCATCCGCCGCTTGAAGACCAGGTCCGGGCGCTCAAGGATTTTGCAACCGAGCACGGGACGATCATTGTCCTGATCTCACAGATCGACCGCGCCTTCGAGCTGTCCTCAAGGGGCGTGCCGGGCATTGACGACATTCGATTGCCAAATCCGGTGGATGTGTCGCTGTTCGACAGAAGATGCTTCCTGCATGGCGGGGACATCCAGATCGAGATGGCTGCATAG